The following nucleotide sequence is from Mesorhizobium sp. J8.
ACGTAAGGGTCGGCGGCGCCGAGATTGACGTGCCTGGACAGGATCGCCTCGTAATGCACTTCGTCGATCCGAAAGATCTCGGCGATCCGGTGCAGGAACTGCCCTTCCCGCTCATGGATGAGTCCGTCCGCCTTGGCGATGTGAAACAGGCCGTCGAGTATGTCTTCCAGCATCATGCAATTGGCATGGCCGGACCCGCAGAGCTGCGCCATGCGCTGGGCATAGGTCTCGAAGCCGGCAACGTCCTGCTTGGCGATATCGTAAAGCCGCGCCACATTGCGCGTCTCGCTCGGCGGCACCTCGAAGATTTCCTGGAAGGCGCGCACCTCGTCCTGCGTGACGATGCCGTCGGCCTTGGCCATCTTGGCCGAAAGCGCGATCATCGCCACCGAGAAGGCAACGCGCCGGCGCAGGTCCGGATCGCCGGAAAACACGGTGCGCACGGCCTCGACGACATCCGCGACACCCGAGGACGCCGACGACGAAACACGAGCGATGAAGTCGCCAAGGCGGTCCCAAATCGACATGCCGGCTTCATAGAGCGAACCGGGCGGTTCTATCAAGCCGGGACAATGCCGCAGGGAGCCGGCATCACATGGGAATAACGCAAGAAGGCCGGCAATGCCGGCCTTCTTCGAGATTGTCGGTCGACCCCTTACTGCGCAGGCGCGGCAGGAGCCGGATTTGTTGCCGGAGCCGGTGTAGCGGGCTTCGAAGCGTCGGGCGAAGCCGGCTTCATCGGCTGCTCG
It contains:
- a CDS encoding J domain-containing protein; its protein translation is MSIWDRLGDFIARVSSSASSGVADVVEAVRTVFSGDPDLRRRVAFSVAMIALSAKMAKADGIVTQDEVRAFQEIFEVPPSETRNVARLYDIAKQDVAGFETYAQRMAQLCGSGHANCMMLEDILDGLFHIAKADGLIHEREGQFLHRIAEIFRIDEVHYEAILSRHVNLGAADPYVVLGIERGKPFEEIRKRYRKLISDNHPDRLIARGLPQEFIKIATTRVAAINAAYEMIERGLRHV